The sequence below is a genomic window from Thermodesulfovibrionales bacterium.
TAAGCCTTTCTATAAAATTCTATTCCCTCATTCTCCATGTCCTTAGCTATCCTGAATGCCTCAAGCTCATCATCTGTAGCCTCTACCCGCTCAAGCATCTGTTCCTTCAGTTCCTCAAAGATGGTTTTTATCCTTTTCATCGGACTTACATCCTCTGCTTTAATATCCATGCCTTTAATAAGCTCTTCAATCATCTGGACGTGTCTTTTTTCATCCTCAACTATGCTCAGAAACATCTTCTTTCCAGCTGGATGTTTTGCCTTCTGTGCAGCCTCGCTGTAAAATTTAATAGCATCTGTTTCCATTTTTCTTGCAATCTCTAATGCATTCATAATCTCCTCCTTATTCTGTAAAATATCCGAGTTTCTCCATCTGTCTTATAACCCACTCATCCTGATGAAGCTCTTCATCAATCCTCGTCCTGATATATTCCTTGAGAAAACAATAAACAAGCCTTTTCTTTGTACTGTTCAGCCTTTCGGTAGGGTCGTTAACATTATCTTTGAGAGACCATCTTACTGATAGACTGTTTATTATACCATTAAGAATCTCCTCTTTAATATCAGACTGTATAACCATTACAAGCGAGCCATTTTCAGATATGAGTTTCATGAACTGACCGGGCTCTGAAAGCTCGATACCCTTCTCCTTTGCCCATTCCTTTATGTCAGGGACATAGTTTATTCGAAAAATGAAATACTCCTCTGCCAGGGCTCTCAGGATGTGATCATAGTCTTTCTGAAGGAATATCACCGTTACTCCTATTTAAGTCTTGCTTCTACAGAATCCCAGTTTATGTTCCTGAAAAAGGCTTCTATATAGTCTGCCCTTTTAAGACCGTAATCGATCATAAAGGCATGTTCAAAGACATCCATTATCAAGAGTGGGTTGCATCCAGAGGGATGTCCTACATCATGCTCATTAATCCAGAAATTAATAAGTCTTCCATTCGTAAGATCCTGATAAAGTACGGCCCATCCAATACCTCTCATAGTACCGGTGGATTTAAAATCCTTTTCCCAGTTTTCATAACTTCCGAAGGATTCAATAATCTTTTTTGCCAGTCTGCTGTCTCTGTTTAATTGACCATTACCGCCAAGATTCTCAAAATAGTATTCATGAAGCCTCATACCATTAAATTCCCAGCCAAGCCTTCTCTTTAATTCTGCAAATTCAGGGGTTGCTGTCTTACCTTCCTTAAGCATGGCGTCAAGGGTATCAAGTATCTTATTTGTATTTGTCACATAACCCTG
It includes:
- a CDS encoding ferritin family protein, translated to MNALEIARKMETDAIKFYSEAAQKAKHPAGKKMFLSIVEDEKRHVQMIEELIKGMDIKAEDVSPMKRIKTIFEELKEQMLERVEATDDELEAFRIAKDMENEGIEFYRKAYSEAQTEKEKRLFERLIKEEEQHYTVFANTYFFLTNTGSWFMWEEHSIVDGGTPWA
- a CDS encoding superoxide dismutase, which gives rise to MAYTAKDYSRLIGIDGFSETLLKNHFTLYQGYVTNTNKILDTLDAMLKEGKTATPEFAELKRRLGWEFNGMRLHEYYFENLGGNGQLNRDSRLAKKIIESFGSYENWEKDFKSTGTMRGIGWAVLYQDLTNGRLINFWINEHDVGHPSGCNPLLIMDVFEHAFMIDYGLKRADYIEAFFRNINWDSVEARLK